From the genome of Pseudomonas sihuiensis:
CGTGGTCAATCTTGCTGACGACAGCCCGGAAGTCCTGCGTGTCGGCTGCGGTGATCCGACGCCGTTCAGCGATCTCTGACACCGCCTTTTCCGTTGTGGATGCAGCTGCCCTATACTCCCTGGCCTTGTCTGGATTTTGGATAGAACGGTTTGAGCCTTAACGACTCCGAGCGTCGGGTGCTGTCAGGGATGCGTCCGAGCGGTCGTCTTCACCTCGGGCATTACCACGGCGTGCTGAAGAACTGGGTCAAGTTGCAGCACGAGTACGACTGCTTCTTCTGTATCGTCGACTGGCACGCCCTGACCACCGAATACGCCGATGCCGGCCAGCTTTCCCTGCACGTCATGTATATGGCGGTAGATTGGCTGGCTGCAGGCGTCAGCCCCAGCTCCGCGACGCTGTTCGTGCAGTCGCAGGTGCCGGAACACGCCGAGCTGCACGTGTTGCTGTCGATGATCTGCCCACTAAGCTGGCTCGAGCGCGTGCCCTCCTACAAGGAGCAGCAGGAGCACCAGGGCAGCAAGGATCTCTCCACCTACGGGTTTCTCGGTTACCCGCTGCTGCAGGCTGCGGATATCCTGCTGTACCGCGCCGGACAGGTGCCGGTGGGGGCCGATCAGCTACCTCATATCGAATTTGCCCGTGAAGTGGCGCGCCGCTTCAACCACCTGTACGGCAGCGAGCCGGATTTCGAGCTGAAGGCCGAAGCGGCCATCGGCAAGCTGGGCAAGAAGCTCGGCAAGCTCTACAGCAACCTGCGCAAAGCCTATCAGGAACAGGGTGACGTACAGGCGCTGGAGACGGCGCGGGCGCTGCTCAAGGAACAGACCAGCATCACCCTCGGCGACCAGGAGCGCCTGTACGGCTATCTGGAAGGTGGCGGCAAGGTGATTCTGAGCGAGCCGCAGCCGATTCTTGCCGAGTTTTCGCGGGTGCCTGGCCTGGATGGACAGAAGATGGCCAAGTCCAGCGGTAACGCGATATTCCTGCGCGATAGCGATGCCGAGCTCGAGGAAAAACTGCGGCGCATGCCCACCGATCCGGCACGTGTGCACCGTGACGATCCGGGTGAGCCGCAGCGTTGCCCGGTCTGGTCGCTGCATCAGCTGTACTCCGGTGACGAGCAATTGCACTGGGTGATCGAGGGCTGTCGTAGCGCCTCGATTGGTTGCCTCGACTGCAAGAGCGCGCTGTGCTCCTCTTTGCAGGCCGAGCTTGCGCCGCTGCAGCAGCGCGCCATCGACTACGAGGAAAGTCCGGATCTGGTGCGCAGCATCCTCGCCGAAGGCGCCGAGCGCGCGCGTGACGAAGCGCGCGAAACCCTGGCCGAAGTACGCATGGCCATGGGCCTGAATTACCGCTGAAGGAGCGCCAGTCGATGAGTGAGCCCGCCACGCCAACCCCGGACAGCCAGGCCGGCGCCCAGCAGGAGCTGCCGTTCGCCCTGGTTTATGGTGAGGCGGTCACCGAATTGCCGCTGGACCTGTACATTCCCCCGGATGCCCTGGAAGTTTTCCTCGAAGCCTTCGAGGGGCCGCTGGACCTGCTGCTGTATCTGATCCGCAAGCAGAACATCGACATCCTCGATATCCCGGTGGCCGAGATCACCAAGCAGTACATGGGCTACGTTGAACTCATGCATTCGGTACGTCTGGAGCTGGCTGCCGAATACCTGGTGATGGCCGCCATGCTGGCCGAGATCAAGTCGCGCATGCTGCTGCCGCGCTCCACCGAGGCCGAGGAAGAAGAGGACGACCCGCGCGCCGAGCTGATTCGTCGCCTGCAGGAATACGAGCGCTTCAAGGCCGCTGCCGAGGGGATCGACGAACTGCCGCGCGTTGGCCGCGACGTGACCGTGCCCAGGCTGGATGCACCCGAAGCCCGAGCGCGCAAGCTGCTGCCGGACGTCAGCCTGGAGGAGGTGTTACTGTCGATGGCTGAGGTGCTGCGCCGCGCCGACATGTTCGAAAGCCACCAGGTTACCCGCGAGGCGCTGTCCACCCGCGAGCGCATGAGTGAAGTGCTGGAGCGCCTCAAGGGCGGAGCCTTCGTACCTTTCGTCGAGCTGTTCACCGCCGAGGAGGGGCGTCTCGGCGTGGTGGTAACCTTCATGGCGGTGCTCGAATTGATCAAGGAATCCCTGGTCGAGCTGGTGCAGAATGAGCCCTTCGCCGTCATCCACGTCCGAGCCCGTGCCGAATGAACCTGAACGACCCCAAAGACCTGGCGCAATTGCTCGAAGCCTTTCTGCTGGCTTCCGGCAAGGCGCAGTCGCTCGATCGCCTCTTCGAACTCTTCGAAGAGGGCGAGCGGCCCGAGCCCGAGCAGTTCAAGGCGGCGCTGGAGATCCTCCGGCAGTCCTGCGAAGGACGAGCGTTCGAGTTGAAAGAAGTGGCTTCGGGTTATCGTCTGCAGGTGCGCGAGCGTTTCGCGCCATGGGTTGGCCGGCTCTGGGAAGAGCGCCCGCAGCGCTACTCCCGTGCGCTGCTGGAAACCTTGGCGCTGATCGCCTATCGCCAGCCCATCACCCGTGGCGAGATCGAGGACGTGCGCGGTGTGGCGGTCAACAGCAACATCACCAAGACCCTGCTTGAGCGTGAGTGGATTCGCGTGGTGGGCTATCGCGACGTGCCGGGGCGCCCGGCGATGTTCGCCACCACCAAGGGCTTTCTCGATCACTTCAACCTGAAAAGCCTCGACGAACTGCCGCCGCTCGCTGCTTTGCGCGAGTTGGAACCGGAGCCCGAGCTGGCGCTGGACGACGATGCCGAGGTGCCGGCAGGGCTGCAGGCGCGTGCCGATCTGGCCTTGCAGGAAGACGGCGAAGCCGCCGAGCCTCGCGAGGAAACCAGCTTCCGTAGCCTGCTGGCCGAGCTGGACGACATGGAACAGGGGCTCAAGACTGATTTCGATGACCTGCGTCTGGTAGAAGACGAAGAGGATGAAGCGGTCGAAGACGATCTGGCCGACCTGGACGGCGATCAGCCGTTGCATTGATATCGCTTAAGCCCTTTATCGAATACTTCAATCTCGCTGTTTGTCCCTCGGCCTTTATTCTTGCGCCCATCCGATCCTTTTTGGTTTAGGCGATCCAATGAGCAAGAGTCCGTGCATCAAGGTCTGTGAGTTCGAAAAGGACATCTGCCTGGGCTGCGGCCGCAGCCGTGAGGAAATCAAAGGCTGGAAACGCCTGGACAAGGGTGAGCGCCTGGCGCTGCTGGCCGAGGCCGATATGCGCTTGCTGGCGCTGGAGGCCACCGGAAGGCGCAAGTATTGACCGCATATCCGGTGTAGGAGCCGCGCCTCGCGGCGAATGGTGGGGGCGTCGATAGTACAAGGCTTGTGCGCAAAAGCTTCGCCCCGGGGCGGGGCTCCTACGATCCGGTGCTGTGTTCCTGCTTCTACCAGGCGACCGCCGCAGCATCGTCTACCCTATGGGCTCTACAGCGCGTATGATGCGCGCCCTTCGATCATCAACTACTACACCGGGAGGTGCCCACGATGACTGAGCACGAACAACCGCGTCCTGCAGGCGAGAAACTGCAGAAAGTCCTGGCCCGCCTCGGACTGGCTTCGCGTCGCGAAATCGAGACCTGGATCGCCGAAGGTCGGGTCAAGGTCAATGGCGCTGCTGCGACCCTGGGCCAGCGCGTCGATGCCAACGACGCCATCGCCCTCGATGGCCGCTTGCTCAAGCGCGAAGAAATCACCGGCTCGGTACGCCGCGTGCTGATCTACAACAAGCCGGACGGCGAGATCTGCACCCGTGACGACCCGGAAGGTCGCCCAACCGTCTTCGACCGCCTGCCGCGTCCCAAGGAGGGCCGCTGGATCAACATCGGTCGCCTCGACATCAATACCACCGGTCTGTTGCTGTTCACCACCGATGGTGAGCTGGCCAACCGCCTGATGCACCCCTCCTATCAGATGGACCGCGAATATGCGGTGCGCGTGCGTGGTGAAGTCACCGAGGAAATGCTGGAGAACCTCAAGAACGGCGTGATGCTCGAGGACGGTCCGGCCAAGTTCACCGACATCAAGGAAGCGCCCGGCGGCGAAGGCTTCAACCACTGGTACCACTGCGTGGTGATGGAAGGTCGCAACCGTGAGGTGCGCCGCTTGTGGGAGTCCCAGGGTCTGGTGGTGAGCCGCTTGAAGCGCGTGCGTTTCGGCCCGGTGTTCCTGACCTCCGAGCTGACCATGGGCCGCTGGCGCGAAATGGAGCAGCGTGAAGTGGACATTCTCAGCGCTGAAGTTGGCCTGACCCCGCAGGCACTGCCGGCGATGAAGGAAAAGACGCGCGAGAAGCTCGACCGCCTGCAGCGCAAATCGGCTAAACCGGTCGAGGTGCGTGGCAAGCGCGTGTTGCGTCCGGCGAAGGACGAGGCCGGTGCTGACAACGCTCGCCCGAGCCGCGCACCGCGCCGTGACGAGGCTGAGCAGCGTACACCGCGTGGCCCGCGTAAAGAGGGTGGTGAGCGCCGCGAGAATGGCCGTGGCACACCGGTGGCGGAGCGTCCGAGCGATGTGAAGAAGCGTCAGCCGCGCCCGGCCGTCGAGTTGTCCGAGCGTCCGGCGCGCAAGCCGCGTCCGGCAACACCCGGCAAGCGTCCGCCTGCCGGCGATGGTCAGCGTCCAGGCTTCGGCCGCAAGCGCTGATAAACGAGAAAGGGACTCTGCGGAGTCCCTTTTTTCATTCTGCTGTCTGGAAGGCAGCGTGAACCATTGTATTCAGAGCATTCCCGAATTAGGCGGGCAATATCTCAACCGGCCATGGACAGGCGGTTGCGGCCTTCGCGCTTAGCCACGAACAACGCGTTGTCAGCACGGCGCAGCAGGCTTTCGCCTGACTCGCCCGGCAGCAGGCTGGAACAGCCCAGGCTGATGGATACGTCGATGTGGCGGCCAGCATCCAGGCATTGTAGCTCCATCACCGCAAAGCGCAGGCGCTCGCCCACCAGCGCAGCGCCTTCGCGGTTGGTGCCGGAGAGAATCACCAGAAATTCCTCGCCGCCGTAGCGAAACACCATGTCGATGTTGCGCAGCTGGTTCTTCAGGGTCTGGGCGACTGCTTTCAGCACTTCATCGCCAAGCGCATGGCCGTGGTTGTCATTGATGCTCTTGAAGTGGTCGATATCGAGCATCAGCAATGACAACGGTTGCAGGTTGCGGCGGGCCAGATCCACCTCGCGCTGCAGCACCTGGTCCATGGCGATGCGGTTGCCAGTGTCGGTCAGTGGGTCGCGCAGCGCACTTTGCAGAGCCGTGCGGTAGAGCAGGGCATTGCGCAGTGGGAACAATAGGCTGGCCAGCAACGACTCCAGCTGAATCAGCTCCTCTTCGGAGAAACGCTGCTTGCGGCGGAAAATCAGCTCGCCCAGATATTCCCCTTCATGACTCAGGCGATAGCCTGCCGAGTGAGGCGCGCGCTCGCCCAGCTCGAGGCGCAGGTCGTGCGACGGATGCTGGAAAGCCAATGCATCGAGCGGCACCAGGCGCTGCACTTCGCGGAAGAACAGATTGAGGATTCGCTCCGCGTCCAGGCTGGTCTGCAGTTGCAGGCTCAATTGGTGGCGCAGCTCTACCAGGCTGGCGGGCTTGAGCGGCAGGTTGCGACTGCCGGTAAAGCCGAGACGCTGCAGCTTGGCGGCATCGAAATCGATGGTGTTGGATTGGCTGGGGGGAACCATGGAGCTGAACCTCTGGCGCTGATGGTGCGACGAGAGGGTTGGAGCGAATTTCGTGCCAGGTGGTTCAAGTGAGCTTAAAGTCTTGTGAAGTCAGTCACTTAGGTATTTTTTAAAGCGCTGATCGGCAAGGGGTTGCCGGTTGCCTGACGGCGATGCTGGCAATGTGCTGCCGCTTGGCAAGGACGGCGGCGGATTTTTGTCGTGCCATGGCTCGCTGACTGGCAGCGGGCCATGGTCGGTAGTTACTGGGCGTCGAACGCCTGGCCGTTGATGCCCTTGCTGTCCGGGCCCATCAGGTAGAGGTAGAGCGGCATGATCTCTTCCGGCAGTGGGCGGGTCGCCGGATTTTCCCCTGGATAGGCTTGGGCGCGCATGGCCGTGCGGGTAGCGCCCGGGTTGATGCTGTTGGCACGCACGTTGGCGATGCCGTCCAGCTCGTCAGCCATGACCTGCATCAGGCCCTCGGTGGCGAATTTCGAGACCGCGTAGGCGCCCCAGTAGGCGCGGCCCTTGCGACCGACGCTGCTGGAGGTGAAGGCGACGGAGGCGTCCTCCGACAGTTTGAGCAGCGGCAGCAGGGTGCTGCTGAGCATGAACATGGCGTTGACGTTGACGTGCATGACACGCATGAAGTTGTCGCCGGAGAGCTGCTCCAGCGGCGTGCGCGGGCCGAGGA
Proteins encoded in this window:
- a CDS encoding YciK family oxidoreductase, with the protein product MFDYTARADLLKDRVILITGAGRGIGAAAAKSFAAHGATVLLLGKTEANLSQVYDEIEAAGHPQPVVIPFNLETALPHQYDELAVMIENEFGRLDGLLHNASILGPRTPLEQLSGDNFMRVMHVNVNAMFMLSSTLLPLLKLSEDASVAFTSSSVGRKGRAYWGAYAVSKFATEGLMQVMADELDGIANVRANSINPGATRTAMRAQAYPGENPATRPLPEEIMPLYLYLMGPDSKGINGQAFDAQ
- a CDS encoding GGDEF domain-containing protein, with amino-acid sequence MVPPSQSNTIDFDAAKLQRLGFTGSRNLPLKPASLVELRHQLSLQLQTSLDAERILNLFFREVQRLVPLDALAFQHPSHDLRLELGERAPHSAGYRLSHEGEYLGELIFRRKQRFSEEELIQLESLLASLLFPLRNALLYRTALQSALRDPLTDTGNRIAMDQVLQREVDLARRNLQPLSLLMLDIDHFKSINDNHGHALGDEVLKAVAQTLKNQLRNIDMVFRYGGEEFLVILSGTNREGAALVGERLRFAVMELQCLDAGRHIDVSISLGCSSLLPGESGESLLRRADNALFVAKREGRNRLSMAG
- a CDS encoding segregation and condensation protein A; translated protein: MEVFLEAFEGPLDLLLYLIRKQNIDILDIPVAEITKQYMGYVELMHSVRLELAAEYLVMAAMLAEIKSRMLLPRSTEAEEEEDDPRAELIRRLQEYERFKAAAEGIDELPRVGRDVTVPRLDAPEARARKLLPDVSLEEVLLSMAEVLRRADMFESHQVTREALSTRERMSEVLERLKGGAFVPFVELFTAEEGRLGVVVTFMAVLELIKESLVELVQNEPFAVIHVRARAE
- the scpB gene encoding SMC-Scp complex subunit ScpB, with protein sequence MNLNDPKDLAQLLEAFLLASGKAQSLDRLFELFEEGERPEPEQFKAALEILRQSCEGRAFELKEVASGYRLQVRERFAPWVGRLWEERPQRYSRALLETLALIAYRQPITRGEIEDVRGVAVNSNITKTLLEREWIRVVGYRDVPGRPAMFATTKGFLDHFNLKSLDELPPLAALRELEPEPELALDDDAEVPAGLQARADLALQEDGEAAEPREETSFRSLLAELDDMEQGLKTDFDDLRLVEDEEDEAVEDDLADLDGDQPLH
- the rluB gene encoding 23S rRNA pseudouridine(2605) synthase RluB, which encodes MTEHEQPRPAGEKLQKVLARLGLASRREIETWIAEGRVKVNGAAATLGQRVDANDAIALDGRLLKREEITGSVRRVLIYNKPDGEICTRDDPEGRPTVFDRLPRPKEGRWINIGRLDINTTGLLLFTTDGELANRLMHPSYQMDREYAVRVRGEVTEEMLENLKNGVMLEDGPAKFTDIKEAPGGEGFNHWYHCVVMEGRNREVRRLWESQGLVVSRLKRVRFGPVFLTSELTMGRWREMEQREVDILSAEVGLTPQALPAMKEKTREKLDRLQRKSAKPVEVRGKRVLRPAKDEAGADNARPSRAPRRDEAEQRTPRGPRKEGGERRENGRGTPVAERPSDVKKRQPRPAVELSERPARKPRPATPGKRPPAGDGQRPGFGRKR
- a CDS encoding tryptophan--tRNA ligase, with protein sequence MSLNDSERRVLSGMRPSGRLHLGHYHGVLKNWVKLQHEYDCFFCIVDWHALTTEYADAGQLSLHVMYMAVDWLAAGVSPSSATLFVQSQVPEHAELHVLLSMICPLSWLERVPSYKEQQEHQGSKDLSTYGFLGYPLLQAADILLYRAGQVPVGADQLPHIEFAREVARRFNHLYGSEPDFELKAEAAIGKLGKKLGKLYSNLRKAYQEQGDVQALETARALLKEQTSITLGDQERLYGYLEGGGKVILSEPQPILAEFSRVPGLDGQKMAKSSGNAIFLRDSDAELEEKLRRMPTDPARVHRDDPGEPQRCPVWSLHQLYSGDEQLHWVIEGCRSASIGCLDCKSALCSSLQAELAPLQQRAIDYEESPDLVRSILAEGAERARDEARETLAEVRMAMGLNYR
- a CDS encoding DUF1289 domain-containing protein — protein: MSKSPCIKVCEFEKDICLGCGRSREEIKGWKRLDKGERLALLAEADMRLLALEATGRRKY